In the Haloarcula salinisoli genome, CGTCCATCGCCTCCGTGTGGTCGTAGAAGGCCGACTCGAAGTCGATGCTGGTGGCCTCGTTGAGGTGCCGCGGCGTGTTGTGCTCCTCGGCACGGAAGATGGGGCCGATCTCGAAGACCCGCTCCAGCCCGGAGCCGACCATCAGCTGCTTGAACAGCTGCGGGCTCTGGTTCATGAACGCTTCCTGGCCGAAGTAGGTGATGGGGAACAGCTCGGTGCCGCCCTCGGTCCCCGTGGCGACGATTTTCGGCGTGTTGATCTCCGTACCACCCAGCTCGCGGAAGGCCTCGCGCACCGACCGCAGCACTTCGGCGCGAATCTCGAAGATGGCCTTGACCTCGTCCTTGCGGAGGTCCAGCGTGCGGTTGTCCAGTCGAGTCGGGAGCTCGGCGTCGACCTTGCCGGAGGGGTCCAGCGGCAGTTCCGGGTCGGCCTCCGAAATCACGTCGACCGACTCGGGCGTGACCTCGACACCGGTCGGGGCACGCGGCTCCTCTTCGACCTCGCCCGTCACGCTGATGACCGACTCGCGCTGGACGCCGAGTCCGGTCTCGACCAGCTCGTCGTCCATCTCGTCTTTCTCGAACTTGACCTGAATCTTCCCGGTGGTGTCCCGGAGGATGAGGAAGGCGATACCACCGAGGTCGCGAATCTCGTGGACCCAGCCGGCGACGGTGACGTGGTCGCCCGGCTCGGCGTCTGCGGTGTAGGTTCGGTCGTCCATGGGGGCAGCTATTGATGGGTGGGACTTAAGGACAGTCTTTCTGTGCGAGGTGACGAACGAAGTGAGTCACCTCGATACGGACACGGCGAACGGAGTGAGCCGTGGAGGAGCGGCGAGACGCCGAACGAAGTGAGGCGTCTCGAAGGCGACGCGGTGACTGTTACCGAGTCACCGCTCGGCCTGCCAGATCATCATGACGGCGCCCAGGACCACTGCTCCGATGACGATGCCTCGCGTCAGATATCCCGCCACCGTCTCACCGAGGCCCAGCGAGACGAGATACTCTGTCCCGTACGTGACGAAGACGATTCCCACGAGGCCGAGTATCATGATGATGATGAATCGCTTCAGTCGTACGATGTACCGTCGAACGGCGGTCTCGACGAGGTCGCGCAACGAGTTGGGAAACAGGTCGAGCATTACTGCAATATAAGAAAGGTAGAATATAAGCGTTTCTGACACGGAATAATGCTAGCGCGTCCGGTCGCAGGCCCGACTCTGGCTCACTCCGTGAACTCCCTCGACCGCCAGTGCGCCCAGCCCGCAAGCGCCAGCGCGAGGACGATGTAGCCGCCCCACAGCAGGCCCCGCTCTGGCGACCCGACCAGTGGGTCCACCAGCCCGACCAGCACAGTGAGGACACCGGTCGCGGTGGTCACCCGCCCGACTAGCGTCGTGAGCGCCGCGGCGTCGGTCACCGTCGCCCCGCGAGCGCCGGCCACGAGCGACAGGTCCTCTGTGCGTCTGATATAGCGACCGAGCCAGACGAGAAATAGGCCCGTCACGGTCATAACGGCGACGAGAAAGAGCGACTCAGCTGTCAGCTGGCCCATCAGACGAGTGGAGAACCAAGTCGCTTACTCGGTCGCTTTCGCGGCCTTGGCGTCCTGTGCACCCTTGACGGTCTCGCGGACCGCCTCGACGCCCTCGTCGTGGACCAGGTCACCGACGACGATGGTGTCGGCGTGTTCGGCCATCGTGCGGGCGGAGTCGTAGTCGTGGATGCCGCCGCCGTAGAAGAGGGTGGCCTCGTCTAAGATGTCGGCCGCGGCGGCGACCTTCTCGGTGTCACCCAGCATCCCGGAGTACTCGACGTAGATTATCTCCTGGCCCAGCAGGTGTTCGGCGGCCTCGGCGTAGGCGGCCACTTCGTCGGCTTCGAGGTCGCAGTTGGCCTGCGTGTAGGTGGCGACGGAGGCGTCGGGGTTCATCACGATGTAGGCCTCCGTGAAGGTGCGCGACCAGTCTATCTCGTCGTCGATGCGAATCCACTCCTTGTGGGCGCCCGTAATCCAGGTGACGTCGCCGGCGTTCATCACGACGGGGATGAGATAGCCGTCGTGGCGGTCGCTGTGGACGACCGACGCGGGGTTCGAGGGCTCGATGTAGACGGGGATGTCGTGTTTGCCACAGGCGTCGACGACCCGTTTCATCTTCTCCTCGGTCATCCCGGTGGTGCCGCCGACTTCGATGGCGTCGGTCCCGGTCGCCGCCACGTCCTCGTATGTCTCGTCGGCGTACAGCGTCTTGTCGGGGTCGATTTTGGTGATGTGGTCCCAGTCCGCCCAGTCGCTCATACGGATGGGACGTTCGTCTGACGGCATAACCGCTTCGGATGGGCGAAACAGGAGTGAGTCGGCACACGTCACCACCAGCGGGTGAGCCGCCACCGCGAGCGCTGACGAGGTTCGAACACACCCGCGGAAGCCTTTTTCACCCTGCGGCCGTCCGATCTGCCATGGCATCGACCGGCGAGCACGCGAGGGCCACGCCGACGGAACTGGCCGCGGAGCTGCTGGTGGCGTTGCGGACCGACGCCGAGCCCGAGCCGTTACTGTCGGCGCTGGCTGACTGTTCGGAGGCCGCACTCGCGCCCGTTCGCGAGGACCACGAGACCGGGCTCGCGTTCTGGCTGAACTGCTACAACGCGGGGACGACGCGGCTCCTCGCCGAGCGGCCCGAACTGTACGACTCTCACTGGCGCTTCTTCCGCGCGCCGGCGCTGACCGTCGCCGGCCACCCGCTCGGGCTTGACGCCATCGAGCACGGCATCCTGCGGGGCTCGCGTTCGAAGTACGGGCTGGGGTATCTGCCCCGATTGCTCCCCGATAGCTTCGAACACCGCTACAAGCTCGCCGCCGTGGACCCGCGCATCCACTTCGCATTGCACTGTGGCGCAGCGAGCTGTCCGGCGATTCGCGCCTACGAGCCGGCCGTCGTCGACGACCAGCTCGACACCGCGACACGGACGTATCTCGACGCCACCGTCGAGTACGACCACGACGCGGGTGTGGTCAGCGTCCCGCGGGTTTTCCGCTGGTTCCCGGGCGATTTCGGCGGCCGGGCCGGGGTTCGGGCGTTCCTTCGCCGGTACGACCAGTTGCCCGAGGCGTCCGTCGACCTCGACTATCTCGACTGGGACTGGTCGCGCGAGACGCCGACGTTCGCCGGCTGACACGAGCCGGTCCGCACGCCCGATACCGGGCTAGAACACGTCACCGGAGAGTTCGTCAGCGTTCTCGACGAGACAATCGAGCAGTGGTCGGAGCTCATCGAAGCGTGGCCCCCGCGCTATCTCGCCGGTGTCTCGGTCCCACTGGATATACCCCTCGTCGGCCAGTTTCGGGAGGTGGACGTGACACATATCTATCTCGAACGATTGGGGCTCTGTCTCGACTCGGTGGAGCTCATGCAGATGCAGGGGTGGTGACGGGCTCTCCGGCCCGGAACCAAACAGCGAGACGAGGACTCGGCGGCGCTTGCGGTCGGCGAGAGCGGTCAGGGCGGCGTCTAGCGATGGTTGGGTTCGTGTCTCCTGTCCGGTCATCGGTCCCCATACCCCCTGTCGGTCGAGGCGGCCGCGTGCCGAACGCGCCCCGCCGGCGTGACCCGCTGGTTGACCGACGCGTTCGCGCTCGTCCGCGTCACTCGCCGGCGAAGGCGGTCTGCCTGCGGAGTGGCCGGCGAGCGGGCGCCGCTGTCAGATGTCATGATATTGTCCATATATGAAACTGCACTGTCAGCATTGAAAGGACAGTGTCTCAATACTGCGACAGCTGACTGATTACAGTCGCAACATTGCGACTACTGGTCGAGACAGACCGCACGTCACTCTTGCCAGTGGTGGTCTGTCTGCGCTGCCCCGGCCGGGTCGAAGACAGCCGCACAGAGCTGCCGCTGGGCACCTCGCAGGTGGTAATTGAACGTCGACTGCGCGATACCGAGGGCGTCCGCGAGCTCGGCACCGGTCTGGACGCGCGGCGACTCGAAGAACCCACAGCGGTACGCGAGCGCGAACACTTCCTGTTGCCGGGGGGTAAGCTGCTCCCGGAAGGCCGTCTGCAGCCGCTGGGTGGTGTCGGGCGACCGCTCCCGGGTGCGGCGTGCGATCAGTTCCAGTTCCAGACCGGTGGCCGTGAGTCCGTCGAGGTACTCCCGAACGGCCGCCGTCTCCGGAAGGGTAACGACAGCCGTCGCGACACCGGCGTCGATTGTCAGTGACTGAACGGTCGCGCTGTCGCTCTGCAATCGTGTGACGAGCGAGTCGTCCGCTATCTCGGCTTTGCACAGCGTACCGCCCTCACCCGCCGCGAGGGCCCTGAGGCTATCGACGGACAGGGACGACTCGGCGGCCGTCATCAGCGCCTCCCGGGTCACGCCACTGGCTGTGAACACGACCGTCGGTTCCGCCCCGTCGCCGACTACCACCCCATCGGACTCGATGACGCACCCGGTCTCCCGCGAGAGACGGCACAGCGGCGTCTTTGCGTCCGTGACCCGGAGTGTGAGTTCGACGACGCTCCCGCCCTGGCGGGTCGCTGCGGCCTCCGCAGCGTGAATCGCGTGGGCGATTGTCCCGCCCAGCTCAGCGAGGACTTGCTCGTCGCGGTCTCCCCGGTGGGGTGTCGCTGCGTAGACGACCAGCACTCCGAAGGCGGATTCCTCGTAGACAAGCGGGATACAGTGACAGGAGCGCGCGCCACGTTCGAGGGCCGCCTCGCGCCACGGTGTGGCCCGCACATCGGTTGCGATATCACCGACGGTCTGCATCTCGCTCGACTGGACGGCCGTCACGAACGGGTCAGTCGCGGGGGTTCCGGGCCCGAGTCTGTCGTCCGCGGTCGGATCGGTGGTGGCGGTGAGCGCCTCGATGGCACTGCTGTCGACCCCGGCCCAGGCCCGCGGGCTCACCGCTGGGGGCTCCGGGTCGTAGCCGCCGACCCAGGCGAACAGGTACCGCTCGGACTCGGCCAGGCGCTCACAGACCGTCTTGTCTATCGCCGAGACGGTGTCGGCCTCCACGAGCGACTGGTCGATTCGCCGGATGAGGGTGTTCAGTTCGTCGAGTTCCTGGAGTTCCCGATTCCGGCGCTGCAATGCCGCTTCACCCGATGCACGGTCCCACGCTGTCTCGATGGTCGCCGCGAGCGTCTCGACGAGGTCGAGCGTCCCGCTGTCGAACCGACCCGGCTCGGTCGAGGCCACCTCGAGGACGCCGTGGCGGCCCAGCGGGACCACGAGACGGCTTCGTATCGGCTCGGCCGACGGGTCCTCGGGGACCCCCGCCGGGGCGTCGAGCTCGCTCTCGACGGCCGGCTCCCCGCTGACGAACGCCGCCCAGGCGCGCTCGCTGCGCTGGTCCGACGGTCGGTCCGGCGTCGCGTGCTCTGGGTCGGTCTCGCTGTCGACTGCCCTGAGTTCCCCCTCGTCCTTGTCGTAGCGCCACAGTGTCGTCGACGGACAGTCGACGACCTCCCGGGCGAGTTCGACGACCCTCTCTCGGAGTGTCGCTACGTCGGCGTCGATGAACACCTGGCTCGCGTCCGTGAGCCGCCGGAGGATACTGTTGGTTTCGGCCAGTTCTCGCTCGGCCCGAGCCCGCTCGACGGCTGCCCAGGTCGACTCGACCGTCTCCCTGGTCAGCTCGACGGCGGTGTCGCTCCACTCGCGAGGGGTGGTCTGTTGGAGCGTGAACAGGCCGACGAGCCGCCCGGATTTCAATAAGGGTACGGTGAGATACGCGTGGATGTCGGCGGCCAGGTACGCCGCCTCCTGCTCGTCGGACTGGTCCTCGATGGCCGTCACGTCGTCGACGACCAGTGGCTCCCCCCGCCGGAGCCTGTCCCCGACGTGGTCCCCGAAGTCCGAGAATCGGTGTTTGGTTTCGACCTCTGTGAGCCCGTCGCGGGCATACCCGTCCCGGACCTGGAGTGTCTCCTCGTCGGGGAACACCTCGAGATACAGCGCCCGGTCGACGTCCAGCCGTTCGGCGAGGAGCTTACCGGCCACGCTCTGGATTTCCTCCGGGTCGGTCAGCGGCCGGAGCCGCTCGGCGAGCTCGGCGCGGAACGTGTCCACGCCCTCTTTGTCGTCCGGTATGCGCCACCACAGGCGACTGCACCCGTCGACGACTCTGGTCTCCACAACGCCCGCATCGACGAGGGCGTCGAGACTGTCCTCGAGTGCCCCGTCCGAACAGTCGACCATCCCGGCGAGTTCGCCCGTTGTCACTGGGCCGAGTCCGTCGAGCGCGCCGATGATGTCCTCGTTCGAACAGGCGAGGTCGCTCATACCGCCAAAATGTAAGCAGGAGATAAAAACGTCTGGCCCGTGTGCGGTGGCCTACGTTTTAGTCCCTCCTCGCAGTCCCTCCGACCATGCACCAGTTGACGACTGTCGAGGCGGTCCACGAGGACGGCTCGTACCTGTTCACCGCCGAGGACCCCTACGGCGACCCCGAAGAGGTCATCCTGGTGCCCTGTAAGGACGGTGTCGCGGCGTGGGTCAACCGCTGTACCCACGAGAACCAGCCGTTCGATACCGGACAGGGCGTCCCGATGCGCGACGGCGAGATTATCTGCCCCCGCCACGGCTCGCTGTTCGACGCCTGCGACGGCGACTGTGACAACGGCGAGGCCGCCGGGACGACGCTGCCAGATATCGATATCGCGGAGCGTCATGGGACGATTTTTCTCATCGACGACGACTACGAGTTCATGCACGAGGGAGGTATCGACGACGACGGGGGACCGAGTTCGACGTCGCATCTGCAGTTGTAGGGTCCGCACGAACGGAGTGAGTGCGGTTCACTGACCACGAGGCGAAGCCGAGTGGTCAGCCTTTTTGGCCACCGAATGACTCGCTGGCTCACGGCGGGGCCGTTCGCCTCCCACGGTTCTTACTCTGCTCGAACCGCGCATTGCTCGTCTTTCGAGCCTTCGTTCGCTGCGCTCACGAAGACCACGTTTTTCGAGTCGAGCGGGACCGGCGGTCCCGCTGTCTGCGCGCGGGTCCATGACCCGCTCGCACGGTCCGAGGGAGCTTTGCTCCCTCGCTAACCTGCGAACGGGCGCGACGCGCCGTGGGCAGAGAGTGGTGACTGTAGCGAGCACCGTGAGCGAAGTCACCCGACGACGAAAAAGGTGGACGACGATGACGGGCCGAGTTCGACCTCGTATCTACATCTGTAGGGCCATAGCCCGATTCTGCGGGCGTTTTGCAACGGTCTCAGTCTGAGCTACACGCCGCTGTATAATTGTGCACAAATACAGCTAGAACTTCCAGTTCCTGTCCCAATCGTGCAGCAAAAACAGTGGAGAAAAAGACTTTAGGTGACACACGTCCAAGTAACTGGTAGAAAGTGGCCGGGACCTAAACTCGTGACTTGTCGACACGAGTCGACGAGGCCGAGCGCAGGCGACCGGTCCGAACAAAGGTACAGCAAATGGCTAGACACGATTACGACCTCCCGGCAGACTACGAGACGCGGATTGCAGAGGGAACGATGAGCGACTGGTACACGCAGGAACGCGCCAAACGACAGGCGCTGCAACAGGACACGAACTTCGAACGGGAGTTCCTGGGCCTGCGCGACAGTATCGAGCGGCTAGTCGCGGCCGCCAGCGAGACAGTGAAGATAGAGCGCTAGGCCTCGAGTTCGGTCTGCCAGTCCCGCACCTGGCTCGCGCTGACGCCCTGGACCTCGGCGGCGACGATGTCGGCGTCCGCTTCCTTTAGAGCGTCCAGGGAGTCTACGCCGGCCGCTTCGAGCTTCTCGGCGGTCGCCCCGCCGATGCCGCTTAAGTCCTCTAGCTCCTCGACGGCGTTTCTGGCGCGGTACTCCTCGAAGTTACAGATGGGACAGCCCAGTTCCCACGGGTCGTCGCTGTCGGGGTCGACGACGAGTTCGGGGAGGTCGTGGTCCTCGCAGAACTCGTCGGTGACCTCGATGTCGCCGTTTCGGGGCAGCGGCAGCGAGTACTCACAGTCGGGGTAGCGCGTACAGCCGACCAGCCGGGAGCCCGAGCGGAGGTGTTTGATGGCGAGTTCGCCGCCGTCCGGTTCGTGGCAGTCCGGACACGGTCCGATAATCTCGTCCTCGCTCTCGTCGGCCTTCTCGGCCTCACAGCGGGGACAGCCGTGGACGAAGGTGTCCCGGCCCGCGAGCATCTTCACGTGGTGCATCTCGTGCTCGTCGCACTCGTCGTCCAGCACGAGCGGCTCGCCGGTCGAGGGCAGCGGGAGCGTGTTCCGACACTCGGGGAAGCCGTCACAGCCGACGAAATAGGAACCCTGGCGAGAGCGGCGGACGAGCATCGCCTCGCCACACTGCGGACACGGGCCCAGCGTCTTGTCGGCCTTCAGGGACTCCTGGAGGTGTTCGCCGATCTCCTCGCGGGAGTCGGCCAGTTCGTCGAACACCTTCTGGAGCATCTCGCGGGACTCGTCGGTCACCTCGTCGAGGGTGGCCTCGCCGTTGGCGATACGAGTCATGTCTTCCTCCAGCTGGGCGGTCATGTCGTCGCTGACGACGCGGTCGGCGAACTCCTCGGCGGCCTCGACGACGGCCATCGCCAGCGTCGTCGGGCGGGGCGGGTCCCCCTCGATGTAGCCGCGGTCGTACAGTTTCTCGATGCTATTGTGTCGCGTGCTCTTTGTTCCCAACCCACGTGACTCCATGGTCTCGATGAGCCGGGACTGCCCGTACCGTCGGGGCGGCTGGGTCTGTTTGTCTTCGAGGGTGACCTCGCTCATCGCCAGCGCCTCGCCCTCCTCGACGTCGGGGACGTGGTTCTCGCTGGCGCTGGAGTACGGATAGACGGCGTGGTAGCCGGGTTCGACCAGGCGCTTGCCGTTGGCCTTCAGCGAGCGACCGGCGGCCTCGGCGACGACGCGCAGGCGCTCCCACGTGGCGGCCTCGGCGACCGTCGCGAAAAAGCGACGGACGACGAGTTCGTACACTTCCCACTCGTCCTCGGAGAGCTCGGACTTCGGGGGCAGCTCACCGGTCGGGTGGATCGGCGGGTGGTCGGTGGTCTCCTCGTCGCCCTCGGTGGCGACGATGTCGTCCTGTTCGAGCAGCGCCTCGGCGTCCTCGCCGAAATCGGGCGAGCTGACGAACGCGTCGAGCAGCTCGTCCTCCTCTAGGTCTTCGGGGTAGACGGTGTTGTCCGTCCGCGGGTAGGTCATGTAACCCGCGGTGTAGAGCTCCTCGGCGATGGACATCGCCCGCTGGGCGGAGTAGCCAAGCGAACTGGCCGCCGAGATAAAGGCCGTCGTGTTAAAGGGCGTCGGCGGGCTGTCGGTGCGGGTACGCCGGCGAACGCTGGTGACCGTCGCGGCCTCGACCCCGCTGAGGTCGGCGTAGGCCGCGTCGGCGGCGTCTTCGTCCCAGACGCGTTCGGCCTCGCTGCCGTCGTCGTCGTAGAAGTACTGGGCCTCGAAGGTCGAATCGTCTTTCGTGAGGTCGGCGAATATCTCCCAGTAGTCCTCGGGGTCGAAGGCCTGGATTTCCCGCTCGCGGTCGACGATGAGCTTCAGCGTCGGTGACTGGACCCGGCCCACGGAGATGAAGTCGTCGCCCAGCTGCCGCGCGGAGAGGGAGAGAAAGCGGGTGAGGGCGGCCCCCCACACGAGGTCGATAATCTGGCGGGCTTCGCCCGCGGCAGCGAGGTCGAAGTCGATGTCGTCCGGTTCGGAAAAGGCCTCCCGGACCTCACGTTCGGTGATAGAGGAGAAGCGAACGCGGGAGACGGGCACGTCGGTCACCTCGCGGATGAGCTCGTAGGCCTCCTTGCCGATGAGTTCGCCCTCGCGGTCGTAGTCAGTCGCGATGATGGCGGACTCGGCTTTCCGTGCGAGTTGCTTGAGCGTCGTGACGATGTTCTCCTGGGTCGCTTCCTTCGTGACTTCGGCGTCGATGAGTTCGACCGGCTCGACGTCGCGCCAGTCGTTGTACTCGGGCGGGAAGTCGACGCCGACGACGTGGCCCGAGAGGCCGACGACGCGCTTGGTCCCCCACCGGTAGACGTTCACCCCGTTGCGCCGCTCGGCCGAAGCGCTCCCCTCCGAGAGGATTTCGGCGATGCGGCGGGCGGCGTTGTCCTTCTCTGTGATTATCAGCTCCATCGGACACCACCTGTCGTGCTCATTAGGGGTCGCTACGCTCGGAGTCGTTCTAAAGACTTTCGGGGGAATCGGCCTACAGCGCGGGTGCGCGAGCGCCTGCGGGCCCGTGGGCCACGCTATAGGCGGCGGTGGAACCGAGCCAGCGAACGATTGCCGAATATCTTTCACCCTTATAGACAAAGTTTTATCTGTTATTTGGACGAACGAACATGATAGACCGGGGATGACTGTAGGAAGCAACACGCCGGGGGCGGAGGAATCGAGCACGGACGAGACGA is a window encoding:
- the aspS gene encoding aspartate--tRNA(Asn) ligase, whose protein sequence is MDDRTYTADAEPGDHVTVAGWVHEIRDLGGIAFLILRDTTGKIQVKFEKDEMDDELVETGLGVQRESVISVTGEVEEEPRAPTGVEVTPESVDVISEADPELPLDPSGKVDAELPTRLDNRTLDLRKDEVKAIFEIRAEVLRSVREAFRELGGTEINTPKIVATGTEGGTELFPITYFGQEAFMNQSPQLFKQLMVGSGLERVFEIGPIFRAEEHNTPRHLNEATSIDFESAFYDHTEAMDACEHVVKAAYEGVAQNCQDELEALGLEDEFEAPEGDFPRLTYQEALDEINATGELDEPLVWGDDLSTEAEHVLGQEVGEHYFITDWPSEIKPFYIKDHDDDEEISTGFDMMHPSMELVSGGQREHRYDHLVSGFEQQGLDPEAFEYYTKMFKYGMPPHAGWGLGGERLVMTMLGLENIREAVLFPRDRQRLSP
- a CDS encoding phosphoglycerol geranylgeranyltransferase translates to MSDWADWDHITKIDPDKTLYADETYEDVAATGTDAIEVGGTTGMTEEKMKRVVDACGKHDIPVYIEPSNPASVVHSDRHDGYLIPVVMNAGDVTWITGAHKEWIRIDDEIDWSRTFTEAYIVMNPDASVATYTQANCDLEADEVAAYAEAAEHLLGQEIIYVEYSGMLGDTEKVAAAADILDEATLFYGGGIHDYDSARTMAEHADTIVVGDLVHDEGVEAVRETVKGAQDAKAAKATE
- a CDS encoding DUF547 domain-containing protein → MASTGEHARATPTELAAELLVALRTDAEPEPLLSALADCSEAALAPVREDHETGLAFWLNCYNAGTTRLLAERPELYDSHWRFFRAPALTVAGHPLGLDAIEHGILRGSRSKYGLGYLPRLLPDSFEHRYKLAAVDPRIHFALHCGAASCPAIRAYEPAVVDDQLDTATRTYLDATVEYDHDAGVVSVPRVFRWFPGDFGGRAGVRAFLRRYDQLPEASVDLDYLDWDWSRETPTFAG
- a CDS encoding DUF7344 domain-containing protein; translated protein: MTGQETRTQPSLDAALTALADRKRRRVLVSLFGSGPESPSPPLHLHELHRVETEPQSFEIDMCHVHLPKLADEGYIQWDRDTGEIARGPRFDELRPLLDCLVENADELSGDVF
- a CDS encoding GAF domain-containing protein, which translates into the protein MSDLACSNEDIIGALDGLGPVTTGELAGMVDCSDGALEDSLDALVDAGVVETRVVDGCSRLWWRIPDDKEGVDTFRAELAERLRPLTDPEEIQSVAGKLLAERLDVDRALYLEVFPDEETLQVRDGYARDGLTEVETKHRFSDFGDHVGDRLRRGEPLVVDDVTAIEDQSDEQEAAYLAADIHAYLTVPLLKSGRLVGLFTLQQTTPREWSDTAVELTRETVESTWAAVERARAERELAETNSILRRLTDASQVFIDADVATLRERVVELAREVVDCPSTTLWRYDKDEGELRAVDSETDPEHATPDRPSDQRSERAWAAFVSGEPAVESELDAPAGVPEDPSAEPIRSRLVVPLGRHGVLEVASTEPGRFDSGTLDLVETLAATIETAWDRASGEAALQRRNRELQELDELNTLIRRIDQSLVEADTVSAIDKTVCERLAESERYLFAWVGGYDPEPPAVSPRAWAGVDSSAIEALTATTDPTADDRLGPGTPATDPFVTAVQSSEMQTVGDIATDVRATPWREAALERGARSCHCIPLVYEESAFGVLVVYAATPHRGDRDEQVLAELGGTIAHAIHAAEAAATRQGGSVVELTLRVTDAKTPLCRLSRETGCVIESDGVVVGDGAEPTVVFTASGVTREALMTAAESSLSVDSLRALAAGEGGTLCKAEIADDSLVTRLQSDSATVQSLTIDAGVATAVVTLPETAAVREYLDGLTATGLELELIARRTRERSPDTTQRLQTAFREQLTPRQQEVFALAYRCGFFESPRVQTGAELADALGIAQSTFNYHLRGAQRQLCAAVFDPAGAAQTDHHWQE
- a CDS encoding Rieske (2Fe-2S) protein, which translates into the protein MHQLTTVEAVHEDGSYLFTAEDPYGDPEEVILVPCKDGVAAWVNRCTHENQPFDTGQGVPMRDGEIICPRHGSLFDACDGDCDNGEAAGTTLPDIDIAERHGTIFLIDDDYEFMHEGGIDDDGGPSSTSHLQL
- a CDS encoding DNA topoisomerase I; translation: MELIITEKDNAARRIAEILSEGSASAERRNGVNVYRWGTKRVVGLSGHVVGVDFPPEYNDWRDVEPVELIDAEVTKEATQENIVTTLKQLARKAESAIIATDYDREGELIGKEAYELIREVTDVPVSRVRFSSITEREVREAFSEPDDIDFDLAAAGEARQIIDLVWGAALTRFLSLSARQLGDDFISVGRVQSPTLKLIVDREREIQAFDPEDYWEIFADLTKDDSTFEAQYFYDDDGSEAERVWDEDAADAAYADLSGVEAATVTSVRRRTRTDSPPTPFNTTAFISAASSLGYSAQRAMSIAEELYTAGYMTYPRTDNTVYPEDLEEDELLDAFVSSPDFGEDAEALLEQDDIVATEGDEETTDHPPIHPTGELPPKSELSEDEWEVYELVVRRFFATVAEAATWERLRVVAEAAGRSLKANGKRLVEPGYHAVYPYSSASENHVPDVEEGEALAMSEVTLEDKQTQPPRRYGQSRLIETMESRGLGTKSTRHNSIEKLYDRGYIEGDPPRPTTLAMAVVEAAEEFADRVVSDDMTAQLEEDMTRIANGEATLDEVTDESREMLQKVFDELADSREEIGEHLQESLKADKTLGPCPQCGEAMLVRRSRQGSYFVGCDGFPECRNTLPLPSTGEPLVLDDECDEHEMHHVKMLAGRDTFVHGCPRCEAEKADESEDEIIGPCPDCHEPDGGELAIKHLRSGSRLVGCTRYPDCEYSLPLPRNGDIEVTDEFCEDHDLPELVVDPDSDDPWELGCPICNFEEYRARNAVEELEDLSGIGGATAEKLEAAGVDSLDALKEADADIVAAEVQGVSASQVRDWQTELEA